TTGAAGTGGTGCAGATTCAGATGCAGTTGATGCAACTATTATAGTTTTATCTAGTACTCCTGCTTCTTCTAATTTTTTCACTATTCCTGAAACTGTTGATTTTTTTTGACCAATAGCAACATATATACAATATACATCAGTGTCTTTTTGATTTATTATCGCATCTATTGCTATTGCAGTTTTACCAGTTTGTCTATCACCTATTATTAATTCTCTTTGACCACGACCTATTGGTACCATACCATCTATTGATTTAATACCTGTTTGTAATGGTTCACTAACAGGTGCTCTATCTATTATACCAGATGCTATTCTTTCAACATCCATATATTTATCAGCCTGTATCTCACCTTTACCATCAATAGGATTACCTAATGAATCTACAACACGACCTAGTAATGCTTCACCTACTGGTACACTAGTTACCTTACCAGTTCCTTTTACTATATCGCCTTCTTTAATTCCTACCGTTGAACCGAATATAACGGCACCTATATTATTTTCTTCAAGGTTTAATACCATACCTCTTGTACCATTAGGAAATTCTAATAACTCTCCTGCCACAGAATCTCTTAATCCATATATTCTGGCTATTCCATCTCCTACTTCAACAACAGTTCCAACATTTGATATATCTATATTTTTTTGAAAATTATCTATTTCTTGTCTTATTATATTGCTTACTTCTTCTGGTTTTATACTCAAATGTATCACCTCCTAAAATCTCTTTTTTAACTCATTTATCTGAGTTTTTAAAGAGCCATCTATTACTTCATCATCTATTTTTATAATTCCACCCGCAATTAAAGTTTCATCTATCTTTTTATGCAGCAAAATTTTCTTACCCTTTAATTTTTCTAGTTTTTTTACTAATTTTTCTTCTTGCTCTTTTGTAAGTTCTTGTGGAAATATTGCAGTAACAATTAATTGTTTATGAAGTTCATAATAAATTTTTAGATATTCATCCCTTATACCTTCAACATGTGATAACCTATCTTTTTCAATAAGGTAGTTTATAATATCTAAATTATTTACATTCATATCTTTATAAATTATGTCTATTAATTTTTTCTTGTCTTTATTTTCTATAATAGGATAATCTAAAAACTTTTTAAAATCTTCATCATCATTTACATGTTTAACTAATAAATCAAGCATTTCCAAAACTTCAAAAATTTCATTCTTTTCTTTTGCTATATCAAAAATTGCATTGGCATATATACGATTTATTTTTATATCATCCATATTATTCACCTATTTCATCTATAAAATTGTCTATGCTTTTAGTTCTTAATTTGGCATCAGAAGATATATTGTTTTTCAATAATTTTTCTGCTACATCAACTGCTAATTTACCAACTTCTTTTTGAAGTTCTATTTCAGCCTTTGATTTCATCTTAACTATTTCTTTTTCAGCATTTGACATCATTTTATCTCTTGATATATTTGCATTACTTATTATTTGATCTTTTCTTTCATCAGCTTGTCTTTCTGCTTTGATTATTATATCATTAGCCCTTCTTTTTGATTCTTTTCTAAGTTTTTCAACAACTAATTTTTGTTTTTCAAGTTTTTCTTGTTCTTCTTTTACTTTTTCTAAATCTTTAAGTGCTAATTTTTTTCTTTGCTCTATTATTCCACCAATTTTTTTACTGAAAAGTTTGTAAAAAACATAGACCATAACTAAAAAATTTATTATTTGTATAACCATAGAAAAATCTACAGATATTAGATTACCTTGTTCCATGTTTTACCTCCTTTTTTACGGCTTAACCTTTTAATAAAATTAATAATAATGAAATAATTAAAGCATATATTCCTGTTGACTCTGTTATTGCACATCCTATAAATAATGTACTCATTATATCAGCTTTTGCTTCTGGTTGTCTTGAAACCGCTTCAACTGCATAAGCAGATGCTATTCCTTGTCCTAAACCTGCTCCTATACCTCCACATATTGCTATTCCTGCACCTAATAATGCTGCTGCTTGTACTATTTCTGTCATTTCTCTATTCCTCCTTATTTTTATTCTTCTTCATCTCCTATTAATGCCTGTTCAACATAAACAGACGATAATATTGTAAATACAAATGCTTGTAACGTTCCTATAAATAAATCTAAATATAGTTGTAATATTGCCGGCCATCCTACTGCAAATGAAAAACTTCCTTTAAGTAAATTATTTGTCCAAGATGATAATACATTATTAAAAC
This genomic interval from Oceanivirga salmonicida contains the following:
- the atpH gene encoding ATP synthase F1 subunit delta — protein: MDDIKINRIYANAIFDIAKEKNEIFEVLEMLDLLVKHVNDDEDFKKFLDYPIIENKDKKKLIDIIYKDMNVNNLDIINYLIEKDRLSHVEGIRDEYLKIYYELHKQLIVTAIFPQELTKEQEEKLVKKLEKLKGKKILLHKKIDETLIAGGIIKIDDEVIDGSLKTQINELKKRF
- the atpF gene encoding F0F1 ATP synthase subunit B, with amino-acid sequence MEQGNLISVDFSMVIQIINFLVMVYVFYKLFSKKIGGIIEQRKKLALKDLEKVKEEQEKLEKQKLVVEKLRKESKRRANDIIIKAERQADERKDQIISNANISRDKMMSNAEKEIVKMKSKAEIELQKEVGKLAVDVAEKLLKNNISSDAKLRTKSIDNFIDEIGE
- the atpE gene encoding ATP synthase F0 subunit C, with protein sequence MTEIVQAAALLGAGIAICGGIGAGLGQGIASAYAVEAVSRQPEAKADIMSTLFIGCAITESTGIYALIISLLLILLKG